The following coding sequences lie in one Streptomyces sp. NBC_00510 genomic window:
- a CDS encoding ABC transporter ATP-binding protein has translation MSVTLRDVSRRHPGVVALDGVGLEIGDGESVALTGPSGAGKSTVLHLVGGMDLPDSGTVEVDGTALTPGGLDAHRRRIGFVFQRFHLLPALTVLDNVLAPVLPRRVDFDRRARAMELLEAVGLAQRAGALPSELSGGQQQRVAVARALINRPGLLLADEPTGNLDSATGREIIDLLLSLTEQYGMTLLVATHDVEVAASCDRIVRLRDGRIVADERVTPAADVLDRLGGLRP, from the coding sequence ATGAGCGTGACCCTGCGGGACGTGTCCCGCCGGCACCCGGGAGTCGTGGCGCTGGACGGCGTCGGCCTGGAGATCGGGGACGGCGAATCCGTCGCACTCACCGGCCCGTCCGGCGCCGGCAAGTCGACCGTGCTGCACCTGGTCGGCGGCATGGACCTGCCCGACTCCGGCACGGTGGAGGTCGACGGCACCGCACTGACACCGGGCGGGCTCGACGCCCATCGACGCAGGATCGGCTTCGTCTTCCAGCGCTTCCACCTCCTGCCCGCGCTGACGGTGCTGGACAACGTCCTGGCGCCGGTGCTGCCCCGCCGGGTGGACTTCGACCGGCGGGCCCGCGCCATGGAACTCCTGGAGGCCGTGGGCCTGGCACAGCGGGCCGGGGCGCTGCCCTCGGAGCTGTCGGGCGGTCAGCAGCAGCGCGTCGCGGTCGCCCGGGCGCTGATCAACCGGCCCGGCCTGCTGCTCGCGGACGAGCCGACCGGCAACCTGGACAGCGCGACCGGCCGGGAGATCATCGACCTGCTGCTCTCGCTGACCGAGCAGTACGGGATGACGCTGCTCGTCGCGACGCACGATGTGGAGGTGGCCGCGAGCTGCGACCGGATCGTGCGCCTGCGCGACGGACGGATCGTGGCCGACGAACGCGTGACGCCGGCGGCCGACGTCCTCGACCGGCTCGGGGGGCTCCGCCCGTGA
- a CDS encoding PadR family transcriptional regulator, translating to MPLHHAVLALLSEGPSHGYELKSRFEDAIGPQWGGLNIGHLYQILDRLVRDGHVTRSQVAQSDRPDKTRYTLTAQGQDELHSWATTAWVRTGGFRDELFLKLFGAASLGSDAVHALVETQRQTYLSELAGLTRLRRGHTDDPLVALLIDAAIAHTKADLELVDSAVQRLAPLTRAGVPSHGAAEEPEARERRAT from the coding sequence ATGCCACTGCACCACGCAGTGCTCGCGCTGCTGTCCGAGGGACCGAGCCACGGCTACGAGCTCAAGAGCCGTTTCGAGGACGCCATCGGCCCGCAGTGGGGCGGCCTCAACATCGGGCACCTTTACCAGATCCTGGACCGCCTGGTGCGCGACGGCCATGTCACCCGGTCCCAGGTGGCACAGAGCGACCGCCCCGACAAGACCCGCTACACCCTCACCGCGCAGGGCCAGGACGAGTTGCACTCCTGGGCGACCACGGCGTGGGTCCGCACGGGCGGCTTCCGGGACGAGTTGTTCCTCAAGCTGTTCGGCGCCGCCTCACTGGGCTCCGACGCCGTGCACGCCCTGGTGGAGACCCAGCGCCAGACCTACCTCTCCGAACTCGCCGGTCTCACCCGCCTGCGGCGCGGCCACACCGACGACCCTTTGGTGGCCCTCCTCATCGACGCCGCCATCGCCCACACCAAGGCGGACCTGGAACTCGTGGACAGCGCCGTCCAGCGGCTCGCGCCGCTCACACGAGCCGGTGTTCCGTCGCACGGGGCCGCGGAGGAACCGGAAGCCCGCGAGCGCAGGGCAACGTAG
- a CDS encoding LysR family transcriptional regulator, whose translation MDLDAVRTFVAAADAGRFQEAAAELAVTQQAVSKRIAALERSLGVRLFTRTARGAELTIDGQAFLPHARELLRVAERAVASVRTGRRPLRVDIIASRGAASGLMRGFHRAHPEIELDVVMLFDIETAVAAIRSGEIDASFRAVAAPGRPLPEDIESVRVLDEPLELLTGPAHALAGARSVTVAQLAGYRIWMPGIVPGTEWAAYYDDLVAEFGLTIEATGPNFGSDALLDTVADTPALATFMGGDTRLVWPAGHGLRRIPVTDPTPVYPHSLLWHRDNPHPALATLRAHLAAAVAGRDAAGTWTPGWVTAR comes from the coding sequence ATGGACCTCGACGCCGTCCGCACCTTCGTCGCCGCCGCCGACGCGGGGCGGTTCCAGGAGGCCGCCGCCGAGCTGGCGGTCACCCAGCAGGCCGTCTCCAAGCGCATCGCCGCGCTGGAGCGCAGCCTCGGCGTGCGGCTGTTCACCCGCACGGCGCGCGGCGCCGAGCTCACCATCGACGGGCAGGCGTTCCTGCCCCACGCGCGCGAGCTGCTGCGCGTCGCCGAGCGCGCGGTCGCGTCGGTGCGCACCGGTCGCCGTCCGCTGCGCGTCGACATCATCGCCTCGCGTGGCGCGGCGTCGGGCCTGATGCGCGGCTTCCACCGCGCGCACCCCGAGATCGAGCTCGACGTGGTGATGCTGTTCGACATCGAGACGGCCGTCGCCGCCATCCGGTCCGGTGAGATCGACGCGTCCTTCCGCGCCGTCGCCGCGCCCGGCCGGCCCCTTCCCGAGGACATCGAGTCCGTCCGGGTGCTCGACGAGCCGCTCGAGCTCCTCACCGGCCCCGCCCACGCGCTGGCGGGCGCCCGGTCGGTGACCGTCGCCCAGCTCGCCGGGTACCGGATCTGGATGCCCGGCATCGTGCCCGGCACCGAGTGGGCCGCCTACTACGACGACCTCGTCGCCGAGTTCGGCCTCACCATCGAGGCGACCGGCCCCAACTTCGGCTCCGACGCGCTCCTCGACACCGTCGCCGACACCCCGGCCCTGGCCACCTTCATGGGCGGGGACACCCGCCTCGTCTGGCCCGCGGGCCACGGCCTGCGCCGCATCCCGGTGACCGACCCGACACCCGTCTACCCGCACTCGCTCCTGTGGCACCGCGACAACCCCCACCCGGCGCTGGCCACCCTCCGTGCCCACCTCGCCGCCGCCGTGGCCGGCCGCGACGCCGCCGGGACCTGGACGCCCGGCTGGGTGACCGCGCGCTGA
- a CDS encoding MFS transporter: protein MGSGHRLGRRFGWLWAAYGTSALGTWLAFGAFPLIAIQVLHAGPAEVAALASVGSAVGAAVAVPLGPWVEFRRKRHVLIAMDLVRFAALLTIPAAFALDVLTFLQLLLVSVAVAAADITFRAASGAYVKTLLPAEDLLVANARFESTAWTTTIIGPPLGGAAIGLLGPVATVVADAVSYLLSALGIRATGGHEPRPERREATRMRTRDLLDGWRYILADRALRPLFFNTALFNGLVMAVQPLLAVLMLGRLGFAPWEYGLAFAAPSIGGLLGSRLARPLVTRFGQRQVLVVTGALRALWPVGLAFPGPGTGGLLLVMGVELGLIFCCGIFNPVHATYRLERTATDRVARTLSAWAVTTKVSTALLTAVWGVLGGLLGARTAIGLAGVLLLATPLLLPRRAAAHLREPEPAPSRP from the coding sequence ATGGGGAGCGGGCACCGGCTGGGACGGCGGTTCGGGTGGCTGTGGGCAGCGTACGGGACCAGCGCGCTCGGCACGTGGCTGGCCTTCGGCGCGTTCCCCCTGATCGCCATCCAGGTGCTGCACGCCGGACCGGCCGAGGTCGCCGCGCTCGCCTCCGTGGGGTCCGCGGTGGGCGCGGCCGTCGCGGTGCCGCTCGGCCCGTGGGTGGAGTTCCGCCGCAAGCGGCACGTGCTGATCGCGATGGACCTGGTGCGGTTCGCGGCGCTGCTGACGATCCCCGCCGCGTTCGCGCTCGATGTCCTCACCTTCCTCCAGCTCCTGCTGGTCTCGGTCGCCGTCGCGGCGGCCGACATCACCTTCCGCGCCGCCTCCGGCGCGTACGTGAAGACCCTGCTGCCGGCCGAGGACCTGCTCGTCGCCAACGCCCGCTTCGAGTCCACGGCATGGACGACCACGATCATCGGGCCACCGCTGGGCGGCGCGGCGATCGGGCTCCTCGGCCCGGTGGCGACGGTGGTGGCCGACGCGGTCAGCTACCTGCTCTCGGCCCTGGGCATCCGCGCGACGGGCGGGCACGAGCCGCGGCCCGAGCGCCGGGAGGCCACGCGCATGCGCACCCGGGACCTGCTCGACGGCTGGCGGTACATCCTCGCTGACCGGGCGCTGCGTCCGCTGTTCTTCAACACCGCGCTGTTCAACGGCCTGGTGATGGCCGTCCAGCCGTTGCTCGCCGTCCTGATGCTCGGCCGGCTCGGGTTCGCACCGTGGGAGTACGGCCTCGCCTTCGCGGCGCCCTCGATCGGCGGGCTGCTCGGTTCGCGGCTGGCCCGGCCGCTCGTCACCCGGTTCGGACAGCGCCAAGTGCTGGTCGTCACGGGGGCGCTGCGCGCGCTCTGGCCCGTCGGCCTGGCCTTCCCGGGGCCGGGCACCGGAGGGCTGTTGCTGGTGATGGGCGTCGAGCTGGGGCTCATCTTCTGCTGCGGGATCTTCAACCCCGTCCACGCCACCTACCGCCTCGAGCGGACCGCGACCGACCGGGTCGCCCGCACGCTGTCCGCCTGGGCGGTGACGACCAAGGTCTCGACCGCGCTCCTGACGGCCGTCTGGGGCGTGCTGGGAGGCCTGCTCGGTGCGCGTACGGCCATCGGCCTGGCCGGCGTGCTCCTGCTGGCGACCCCGCTGCTGCTCCCCCGCCGCGCGGCAGCGCACCTGCGAGAGCCGGAGCCGGCACCGAGCCGCCCCTGA
- a CDS encoding SH3 domain-containing protein produces the protein MRSTRKAKWAALAAGVLAVPAALVVSTAGPATANASCGQGAWGTDGTDVRMPPGVSANMRSGSSTACGVVGWADNQDVLIYYCWTSGQNGTWTYLYNQHDDRTGWVKDSLLPYNGSNQYCGF, from the coding sequence ATGCGATCGACACGCAAGGCGAAATGGGCGGCACTGGCGGCGGGAGTGCTCGCCGTGCCGGCGGCCCTGGTCGTGAGCACCGCGGGGCCGGCGACGGCCAACGCGTCCTGCGGCCAGGGCGCCTGGGGCACGGACGGCACGGACGTGCGCATGCCGCCGGGCGTCAGCGCCAACATGCGCAGCGGCTCCAGCACGGCGTGCGGGGTCGTCGGCTGGGCCGACAACCAGGACGTCCTGATCTACTACTGCTGGACGTCCGGCCAGAACGGCACGTGGACCTACCTCTACAACCAGCACGACGACCGCACCGGATGGGTGAAGGACTCACTGCTGCCCTACAACGGGTCCAACCAGTACTGCGGCTTCTGA
- a CDS encoding helix-turn-helix transcriptional regulator, which translates to MDNRDAVSAFLRSRRDKITPEQAGLPTYGQRRVPGLRRGEVAALAGVSVEYYTRLERGNFKGVSDSVLDALAQALRLDATERMYLYDLARAAGPAPAARVRARVPQQSRPAVRPSVARIVEGMPRMPAYVMNNRLDTLAANPLGQALYAEMYADPTCGANVARFAFFHPAARRFYGDWERMARFAVGALRVEAGKHPYDRELTNLVGELSTRSDAFRMLWGSHDVHVFRDSTKRLNHPLVGDLELDQETMSLPDESGLSVVVYSAPPGSAAEDALTILANWSATGAEREADHTDERRKG; encoded by the coding sequence GCAGGCCGGTCTGCCGACGTACGGTCAGCGGAGGGTGCCCGGACTGCGCAGGGGCGAGGTGGCCGCGCTCGCCGGGGTGAGCGTCGAGTACTACACGCGCCTGGAACGCGGCAACTTCAAAGGTGTCTCCGACAGCGTGCTGGACGCCCTCGCCCAGGCGTTGCGGCTCGACGCCACCGAGCGCATGTACCTGTACGACCTCGCCCGTGCCGCGGGACCGGCGCCCGCGGCGCGGGTACGGGCGCGGGTACCGCAGCAGAGCCGGCCGGCGGTGCGGCCGAGCGTCGCGCGGATCGTCGAGGGGATGCCGCGGATGCCGGCGTACGTGATGAACAACCGCCTCGACACGCTGGCCGCCAACCCCTTGGGCCAGGCCCTGTACGCGGAGATGTACGCCGACCCGACCTGCGGAGCGAACGTCGCCCGGTTCGCGTTCTTCCATCCCGCGGCCAGGCGGTTCTACGGAGACTGGGAACGCATGGCCCGGTTCGCAGTCGGCGCGCTGCGTGTCGAGGCGGGAAAGCACCCCTACGACCGGGAACTGACGAACCTGGTCGGTGAACTGTCCACGCGCAGCGACGCCTTCCGCATGCTGTGGGGGTCCCACGACGTGCATGTCTTCCGCGACAGCACCAAGCGCCTCAACCATCCGCTCGTGGGCGACCTGGAACTCGATCAGGAGACCATGAGCCTGCCCGACGAAAGCGGCCTGAGCGTGGTCGTCTACAGCGCGCCCCCCGGGTCCGCCGCCGAGGACGCCTTGACGATCCTCGCCAACTGGTCCGCCACCGGAGCGGAGCGGGAGGCGGACCACACCGACGAGCGGCGCAAGGGTTAG